A window of the Pseudomonas furukawaii genome harbors these coding sequences:
- a CDS encoding DUF5666 domain-containing protein yields MALPSLSVVIVGCHRGALDASARASPSNYEGPITEVASGAASIRVMGQPVLVAVGARVPQDLRLGESVRVSGLRNAQGTVVASRIDRAPSLAQVSAIGAIVRTGELQGLSLSKPLLPSAEVLVRGSWNGRQLTVAETRTDPGLPFAG; encoded by the coding sequence ATGGCCTTGCCCTCGCTGTCGGTGGTTATCGTAGGGTGCCACCGTGGCGCGCTCGACGCCTCGGCGAGGGCGAGTCCATCCAATTACGAAGGCCCAATTACCGAGGTCGCCTCGGGAGCCGCGTCGATACGAGTGATGGGGCAGCCCGTTCTAGTCGCTGTCGGCGCGCGCGTGCCACAGGACCTGCGCCTTGGCGAGTCGGTGCGCGTCAGCGGGCTGCGCAATGCCCAGGGCACGGTGGTGGCTAGCCGGATCGACCGCGCGCCGAGCCTGGCCCAGGTCAGTGCGATTGGCGCCATCGTGCGAACCGGTGAACTTCAGGGGCTGTCCTTGAGCAAGCCACTACTGCCAAGTGCCGAAGTGCTCGTGCGGGGTAGCTGGAACGGCAGGCAGTTGACGGTTGCCGAGACCCGCACGGACCCAGGACTACCCTTCGCGGGGTGA
- a CDS encoding DUF6502 family protein produces the protein MFVDVAEREFRLDGKPSTDSRLNLLTGVHRKDVKRLRTKAVGEANDLPENISFGAHLVSVWLNSARFCTESGRPLPLPRLASNGGECSFDGLVAHVSKDIRARVVLDECLRLGIVRIDDQDCVHLEAMAFIPQRGFDEKAAYFRHNLHDHACAAAHNLTESGEPFFERSVHYDGLSSSSVEQLRDAVRTEGMQVLIAFNQLAAELEGQDVPEPDARQRITIGLYFYTEPSPPDTPPSTKASSS, from the coding sequence ATCTTCGTCGACGTAGCCGAGCGCGAATTCCGCCTTGACGGCAAGCCGTCGACCGACAGCCGGCTCAACCTGCTAACCGGTGTACATCGCAAGGATGTCAAACGTCTTCGCACCAAGGCGGTCGGGGAAGCGAACGATTTGCCGGAGAATATTTCGTTCGGCGCGCACCTGGTCAGTGTCTGGCTGAACAGCGCACGGTTCTGCACCGAGTCCGGCCGACCGTTGCCCCTGCCTCGTCTGGCCAGCAACGGCGGTGAATGCTCGTTCGATGGGCTGGTGGCGCACGTCAGCAAGGACATTCGCGCCCGCGTTGTGCTGGACGAGTGCCTGCGCCTGGGCATTGTGCGGATAGACGACCAGGATTGCGTGCACCTAGAGGCGATGGCCTTCATTCCACAGCGTGGGTTTGACGAGAAGGCGGCCTATTTCCGGCACAACCTTCACGACCATGCCTGTGCTGCCGCGCACAACCTGACCGAATCCGGGGAACCCTTCTTCGAGCGCAGCGTTCACTACGACGGCCTGTCTTCATCCAGCGTTGAGCAATTGCGTGACGCCGTCCGGACGGAAGGCATGCAGGTCCTGATCGCGTTCAACCAACTGGCCGCGGAGCTCGAAGGTCAGGACGTTCCCGAGCCCGATGCCCGGCAGCGCATCACCATCGGCTTGTATTTCTACACTGAGCCCAGCCCTCCTGACACGCCTCCCTCGACCAAGGCTAGCTCGTCGTGA
- a CDS encoding FAD-dependent oxidoreductase — protein sequence MNGLNRRQFIQIFGGSLVLASLPLSALKAATGARIVVVGGGFGGATAAKYLRLLGGDLSVTLVDPLAAHVSCVGSNLVLTGETALSTLTKPLAALRDRYGVQLVSDRAVRIDPFTHQVRLASGGTLPYEHVIVAPGIDFETVPGHNFNVMPHAWIAGAQTTLLKNQLLAMPNGGRFIITIPKTPFRAHSAPYERATVVADFFLRNKPASRIMILDANPDIAAMRRTFNAAFTGIYRNIVQYVPNVTVNSADATNRSLNITRNGVTSIVTGNVVNVIPAQRAGRLLFDSGLVPSGSRFAPVNPLNYETTQFPASNVHILGDSQATGQAKSGHMANSQAKICVDAIIRALVGLPPDSAPKTTAAAFPPITRDTASWSTTTFEFDPATGTMRAVAGTPAEAAAPTKETREDMSGWVTNLLSDSFT from the coding sequence ATGAATGGTTTGAATCGTCGTCAGTTCATCCAGATTTTTGGCGGTAGCCTCGTTCTGGCTTCGCTGCCGTTGTCGGCGCTCAAGGCTGCCACGGGTGCACGTATCGTCGTTGTCGGCGGTGGATTTGGTGGCGCAACAGCTGCTAAATACCTGCGCCTGCTTGGCGGCGATCTCAGCGTGACCTTGGTCGATCCCCTGGCCGCGCACGTTTCTTGTGTGGGCAGCAATCTGGTACTCACTGGCGAAACCGCACTTTCGACCCTCACCAAACCGCTGGCAGCCTTGCGCGACCGCTATGGTGTCCAGTTGGTGAGCGACCGGGCCGTCAGGATCGACCCGTTCACTCATCAGGTACGCCTCGCCAGCGGCGGCACGCTGCCCTATGAACATGTAATTGTGGCACCGGGCATCGATTTCGAGACAGTGCCGGGGCACAACTTCAACGTCATGCCGCATGCGTGGATTGCCGGTGCGCAAACGACCCTGCTGAAGAACCAGCTACTGGCCATGCCGAACGGCGGAAGGTTCATCATCACCATTCCGAAGACACCGTTCCGGGCACACTCGGCTCCCTATGAGCGCGCCACGGTGGTCGCGGACTTCTTCCTGCGCAACAAACCAGCGTCCAGGATCATGATCCTGGACGCTAACCCGGACATCGCCGCCATGCGGCGGACCTTCAATGCGGCGTTTACTGGCATCTACCGCAACATTGTGCAGTATGTGCCGAACGTCACCGTGAATTCCGCAGATGCAACAAACCGCAGCCTCAACATCACCCGCAACGGGGTAACCTCGATCGTCACGGGCAATGTGGTTAATGTCATCCCCGCGCAGCGCGCCGGAAGACTGCTCTTTGACAGCGGATTGGTGCCAAGCGGCAGCAGATTCGCCCCGGTGAATCCGCTGAATTACGAGACAACTCAGTTCCCCGCCTCCAACGTGCACATTCTGGGCGACTCGCAAGCGACGGGACAGGCAAAGTCAGGCCATATGGCCAATTCCCAAGCCAAGATCTGCGTGGATGCGATCATTCGGGCACTGGTCGGCTTGCCACCAGACAGCGCACCAAAGACCACCGCTGCAGCATTCCCCCCGATCACACGCGATACGGCGAGCTGGAGTACCACGACCTTCGAGTTTGACCCGGCCACGGGGACCATGCGGGCGGTCGCGGGCACACCCGCCGAAGCAGCAGCGCCAACGAAGGAAACTCGCGAGGACATGTCGGGCTGGGTGACAAACCTCCTCAGTGACAGCTTCACCTAG
- a CDS encoding IS110 family RNA-guided transposase, producing the protein MQKRTTKPQAAHPETLSLCTTVAVDLAKQVFQIAGEEAHGELVYEKRLQSREAFTSFLCQIAKGATVLLETGPGAQAWARQVQALGCQVRLLPAQRVAEHRSGAKNDRNDAQAILRAGRDTTIHAVPVKTVEALAMQAAHRVRQGYIRRRTTLGNQIRGLLLEHGLAIPQGAAALSDRVSRILEDATLPLPDLLRELIADMQAEWLALEGRLLLLTKRLEQCARADKTASRLMSVRGVGPIIATALVAKQVEPARFPNARQFAAYFGLVPDQHSSGQKVRLGKMSKRGDGYLRSLMVEGAHAVLRTLKADSEEVDDRRLNRWMQRHGRKGAAIRLANRNLRIVWVLLQSDARYCRNPSVQPGATIAE; encoded by the coding sequence ATGCAAAAGCGTACGACGAAACCGCAAGCTGCACACCCGGAAACGCTCTCTCTGTGCACGACAGTCGCTGTTGATCTGGCCAAGCAGGTGTTCCAAATCGCCGGCGAAGAGGCGCACGGAGAGCTGGTGTACGAAAAGCGTCTCCAGTCGCGCGAGGCGTTCACGAGTTTTTTGTGCCAGATCGCCAAGGGCGCGACGGTCTTGCTGGAGACCGGGCCGGGCGCACAAGCCTGGGCAAGACAGGTGCAGGCCCTGGGTTGTCAGGTGCGCTTGTTACCCGCACAGCGAGTCGCCGAGCACCGCAGTGGTGCCAAGAACGATCGCAACGATGCACAGGCGATCTTGCGCGCCGGACGCGATACCACCATCCATGCCGTACCGGTGAAAACCGTGGAGGCCCTGGCCATGCAGGCGGCGCATCGGGTCAGACAGGGCTACATACGGCGCCGGACGACGCTGGGTAATCAAATCCGGGGGCTGCTGCTCGAGCATGGCCTGGCGATCCCGCAAGGCGCTGCAGCGCTCAGCGACCGCGTGAGCCGGATTCTGGAGGATGCCACGTTGCCGCTGCCAGACCTGCTGCGTGAGCTGATCGCCGATATGCAGGCGGAATGGCTGGCTCTGGAAGGCCGTCTCCTGCTGCTGACCAAACGGCTGGAACAATGTGCACGCGCGGACAAGACCGCCTCGCGACTGATGAGCGTGCGCGGGGTTGGGCCGATCATCGCCACTGCCCTGGTCGCCAAGCAGGTCGAGCCCGCGCGCTTCCCGAATGCACGCCAGTTCGCGGCCTACTTTGGCCTGGTACCCGATCAGCACAGCAGCGGCCAGAAGGTTCGGCTCGGCAAGATGAGCAAACGCGGTGATGGTTATCTGCGCAGCCTGATGGTCGAGGGCGCCCATGCGGTGCTCCGCACGCTCAAGGCTGACTCCGAGGAAGTGGACGACCGTCGGCTGAACCGCTGGATGCAGCGGCACGGACGCAAGGGTGCGGCCATACGTCTGGCCAACCGCAACTTGCGTATCGTCTGGGTGCTGCTGCAGTCGGACGCCCGCTACTGCCGTAATCCCTCTGTCCAACCGGGAGCAACGATAGCCGAATAG